From Sphingobacterium bambusae:
TTAAATATTGCCGATAACGTATAGGTCGCTGAGCGTCGGAGCCGGTTTACCACCCTCGTCTTCCAAGGTGATAGCGAAGGCCTGCGCGTTCGGAATATTATTCATTTTGTACAAATTGTCTGCGGAGGCCAAAGGCAATAGGCCGGCATCTACAGGCTGTCCATCTACAATGGCCCAAAGTTGGTATTGTTTGCCTGTTGGCGCAGCAGGCAACTTATCGGCCGTTAAATAAACGCTTGCATTTTTGGTATCCCAAAAAACAACAGCTTTCAGCTCTGGGAATTTCTCGACGCCAGCTAAGGCTACCGTTTTCACGCTAGGTCGTTGCAACATTTCCCAATGGCTATTGGCAGCGCTCAAAAGCGTCTGTGCCGAGTCACGTTCGGCAATACTGCTGGCCAATATATCTTCACTTTCTCGTTTCTGTTGAAACAGCAGAATGTTTCCGCCTATGCTCAAGGCAAGTAATACTGTCGCGGCAATGGCCAAGGTTTGGTTGTCGCGATGAGCAGGTAGCTTTACTACTTTTTCCTCGATTTTCGCTGGCTCGGCCTTCGGCGAAGAGGTTGCTGTAAAATCGCTGTTGCCGATCATAGGCTCGTCCGCTACGGGCTCCAAGTTTTGCGGGTTCTCGGCTATTTTTGCCCAAATCTGATCTCTCAGATCCGGCGCCGGACTAACGGCCTGCGACTCGGTAAAATCTTCCAACAGCAGCTGTGCATCCAGGATTGCCTGTTGCACTTCAGGATGCTTTTGGCGCACGCATTCCAAGATGCTTGCTTCCTCTTCGGTAGCAAGGCCTAGAACGTAGGCTTCAATAATCCCTGATGATATGTATTCCTTGATATCCACAGCTATTGTTCATTTAATATTCCACGAAGCTGCAGTAAAGCAGCCCGAATTCTTGTTTTCACCGTTCCCAAAGGTATCTGCAGGTTGTCTGCAATTTCCTGTTGGGTATAGCCTTCGTAATAGGCCATCTGCACTAAACGTTGCAAATCGGGCTTTAACTTGCCCAGCACGTTATTCATCCCAATAAAATCTACACGTTCCATTTGATTCATATCCGCATATAGATGCGTCTCAGCACTATTTACGATATCTGGAAGCGATTGGTTTTTTTGTTCGTTCTGAACACGCTTCGATTTTATATAATCGATGGAGGTATTTCGCGCAATATTGATCATCCAGGTATATAGGCGCCCTTTTTCATGATTGAACAATTCCACATGATTCCAAACTTTTACAAAAATATCCTGTATAACTTCATCCGCATAGTTCTTATGCAGGACGATTCGGATGACCACGCCATACAATGCTCCCGAATAATTATCGTAAAGATAATTAAACGCACGCTGATCTCTTTTCTTCAATAAAGATATCAGGTCGTCTTCGGAAAGGTAGTGTATTGGACTCAATCAGTTACGTGTTTGCATCAAATATAATGATTTACTACAATAAAAGATCATAAAGTGATTTTTTATTCTTTTATCAATCCATTGTTTTTTTTCTCTCGTAGATAAAATAAAAAATCATGAAGCAGTATGTATATCGCTACCACTATCTAGCGATGGCTCTTGTAGCCATGCTAATAGCATCTCAACCAAGCGCTGCACATGCGCAGGGTATGAAAAATCCTTACTACAGCAGGACGGATACCACAGAGCTGCAGGTGAGTAATGCAGTATGGAAGAAAATATTGCCGAAGGAGCTGTATCTCGTGGCACGAGAAGGGGCTACTGAACAGGCTTTCACCGGAGAGTTTACGGATTTTGATGGCATCGGAACCTATTACTGTGCGGTATGCGGTAATGCGCTCTTCCGGTCGACGGCGAAATTTGCGTCGACCTGTGGTTGGCCCTCTTTTTATGAGCCGTTGCGCGACAGGTCGGTATATTATAAAGACGACTACAGCCATGATATGCATCGGATAGAGGTGCGTTGTGGGCGATGTGATTCTCACCTAGGCCATGTGTTCGATGATGGGCCGGTAACAGGAAAACGCTATTGCATGAATTCGGTGAGCTTGCATTTTGAACCGGATAAAAAAGAAATAAAATTCAAAAAATAAAACCAAGAGAAGCAAAGCATCGTAAGTGCATACAAATAACAAACATAAAATATCAACAACATGAAAAGAACATCAATTTGGGCCGCAGCCCTATTCGCCTTAGCCCTATCGTATCAAACAGGTGTTGTCAAAGCACAAGAAAAAACAGTGGTAGTAGGTGGTGCACCTATGTATCCGTCTAAGAATATCGTCGAAAATGCAGTCAACTCAAAGGATCATACCACACTGGTAGCTGCTGTTAAGGCCGCTGGATTGGTAGAGACACTTTCGGGTAAAGGACCATTCACGGTGTTTGCACCTACAAATGCCGCTTTTGACAAATTGCCAGCAGGAACGGTAGAAACATTGGTTAAACCGGAAAACAAAGCAATGCTTACAGGGATTTTAACCTACCACGTGGTAGCTGGAAACCTTAGCGCCGAAGATCTGTGGAAGCTCACCAAGAAAGGAAAGGGAAAAGCGGAATTGACAACTGTGCAAGGTGAAAAGCTAACGCTATGGACCAAGGGTGATAAACTATATGTCCGTGACGCAAAAGGCAACGATGCTTTGGTAACTATTGCGAATGTGCATCAATCCAACGGGGTGATCCATGTGATTGATACGGTCTTAATGCCATAACTTTAACAACAATGTGTAATTCTTTAGTTCCCCGCACTGAAAAGTGTGGGGATTTTTTATTTAAATAAGTATATTTATAAACTATTTATGTGTATTAATGTTTATTATTAAACTTGTTTTTTATGCGGTATAAGTTGTTAAAGGATGTCGTTGATTTATTGGGGCAATTTGAAGACGAAGCTTCGGCGGCTGGTGCACAAGCTGATATCGAGGATTTCAAGCTTTGGTTGGCCAAAAGCGCGCATAAAAGTGACGCGAAAATCATAGAGCCGGATTGGGAGGGTAAAAGTGAAGGACGATCTGCCGAGAGTGTGATCAGTACGCTATTTGTGCATCTTAATAGGTATGCAAAGATGTATTCGAAGGCAGCAATGCAGGGCTCTTTATTCTCTACACAGGAAGAATTTATCTATTTGATCAACCTTCGAGCCTTTGGCCCGATGGCAAAAATGGAGCTGATCAAGCGTAACATTCAAGAGAAACCAGTGGGTATGCAGATTATCCATCGGCTGTTAAACCAAGGCTGGGTAGAGCAACGCAATTCGGAGCTGGATAAGCGCAGTAAGATCATTGCTATTACCGAAAAGGGGCTGGGCGCATTGGAAATACAGATGCCCAAGATTCGACAGGCTACGCAGATCGTTACTGGGCGTTTGGTATATGAAGAGAAGCTGGAGCTTATTCGGCTTTTAACCAAGTTGGATCATTTTCATAAGCCAATTTTTGCGTCTAATGTGCTGCCTGCGAACCTGTTGGATATGGTATCCGAAGAATATTTAACAATTAATAATTAGTTCATGGCGAATAAGGTGATCATCATCGGATCAGGTTTTTCAGGGCTATCGGCAGCCTGCTACCTCGCTGCGGCCGGCTATGAAGTGGAGGTCTTTGAAAAAAATGCACAGCTGGGCGGACGGGCACGGCAGTTTACTACAGCAGACGGATTTCGCTTTGATATGGGACCCAGCTGGTACTGGATGCCGGATGTGATGGAGGACTTTTTTCGCGATTTTGATCAGCGGGTAGACGATTTTTATAACCTATTGCCGCTTAATCCGCAGTTTGAAATGGTGTTTGCGGAAGATAGTGTTGCGGTGCCTGCGGGCATGGCCGAGTTGCGCAGCCTTTTTGAAGAAATCGAGCCTGGATCTGGGCAGCAGTTCGACCGCTTTATGGAGGCTGCACGTTTTAAGTATGAGGTAGGGATGAAGGATTTTGTGACCAAGCCCTGCCATTCTTGGTGGGAATTTGTCGATCTAAAGATTGTTAAAAGTGCGCTAAAGCTCAATTTGTTGACGGACTTCCGCAAGTATGTGCGTCAATATTTCAAGGATCCAAGGCTGGTGGCGCTGATGGAGTTTCCGGTTATCTTCTTGGGCGCAGCGCCAAAAGATATCCCTGCAATGTATAGTTTGATGAACTATGGCGGCTACGGTTTAGGCACTTGGTATCCGGAAGGTGGTTTTGTGAAAATTATAGAAGCGATGGTCACCGTGGCCAAAAATTTAGGCGTAACGTTTCACGTACAACGCCCAGTAAAGCGTATCCTACTAGAAGGCGGGCGTGCAGTGGGTGTGCGGCTTGATGATGAAACCCAATATTGCGATATCGTGGTTGGCTCGGCAGATTACCAACACGTGGAGAGCCTCCTGCCCATGGATGCGCGCAATTATCCGCTTTCTTATTGGGAGAAGCGGACATTTGCGCCGAGCTGTTTGATATTCTACTTGGGTTTTCAGACCAAGATCCAGGAGCTTAAGCACCATACTTTATTTTTTGAAAACGAGTTGGAGAGGCATGTTGCGGATATATACACACATAAAAAATGGCCCGAACAACCCTTGTTCTACGTTTGCTGTCCATCGAAGACCGATGCAAACGTTGCTCCTGAGGGATGTGAGAATGTGTTTCTGCTGATGCCAATTGCCACGGGATTGGCCGATGGGGAAGAGGTGCGCGAAGAATATTTCAGGCAAATGATAGCACGGCTAGAAAAACATACCGGCAGCCAAAATTTGGTAGACAGCATCATCTTTAAACGCAGCTATTGCGTGCAAGATTTTGTGCAGGACTACAATGCCTACGAGGGAAATGCCTATGGCTTGGCAAATACGTTGAAGCAAACAGCTGTTTGGAAGCCATCTATTCGAAACAAGAAGGTGGAGAACCTTTTCTATACAGGACAGTTGACGGTTCCGGGGCCGGGCGTGCCCCCGGCCATTATATCGGGTAAAATTATAGCACAGGAAGTTATTGGTAAAAAAGATCTCAGTCATGAAGAAATTGTTTGATGAACTCGCGTTTCACGTCAGTAAGGAAACGACGAAAAAGTATAGTACCAGCTTTTCGTTGGGTATATTGGCTTTGGAAGCTTCCATTAGGCCGGCGATATATGCCATCTATGGATTCGTAAGGCTGGCCGACGAAATTGTCGATAGTTTTCATGGCTTTGACCGTGCCGTGCTGCTTGAGCGCTTAAAAGATGAAACCAACTATGCCCTGGAGCACAGAATATCTGTCAACCCTATTTTGCAATCTTTTCAAGATACCTATCATCGTTATGGCCTGCAGCGGTATTTGGTAGACCGATTTTTGGAAAGTATGGAGATGGACCTGCATAAGATTGATTACAACGACGCACGATATAAGCAATATATTCTGGGCTCGGCAGAGGTTGTAGGCTTGATGTGCTTGCATGTGTTTGTTGGGGGCGATAGCGAAAAATACACGGAATTGAAGCCCTACGCTATGAAATTGGGATCAGCCTTCCAAAAGCTCAACTTTCTGCGCGACATGCGCGATGATTATTGCGCGCTAGGGAGAACCTACTTTCCCAATGTAGATATGGCTTGCTTTGACAACGATACCAAAGAGACCATCGAGGCCGATATCGCAGCGGAATTTCGCGAGGCCTTGGTTGGCATAAAACGATTGCCTTCCTCTTCGAAATTTGGGGTGTATTTGGCCTACCGCTATTATCTATCGCTGTTTCGGAAAATTAAAGCAGCATCGGCACAGCGGATCCTGCAGGAACGCGTGCGGATTCCCAATGGACGCAAGCTGTCCCTCATGATGAGTAGCTATGTGCAGTACAAAATGGCCATCCTGTAATCTTTCCTATCAAACTGTTTTTTATCATGGTATATACGCTTGAACGTACCCAGTTTTTTAAATGTAGCTTAGAAGAAGCTTGGTCTTTCTTTACCAACCCACATAATTTGGCCACCATTACCCCCGATGCGCTGGATTTTAAGGTGCTGGATACTTTTGATACCAACGAAATTTTCGAAGGCATGTACATCAACTATCATGTGCGACCACTTTTGGGTATTCGACTATCTTGGCGAACAAAGATCATGGAGGTGATCCCACAGCGTAGTTTTGTGGACATGCAAGAAAAAGGACCGTATAAGCTATGGCGGCACCGCCATGAGTTCTTTGCCGAAGATGGCGGTGTGCGTATGACGGATAGGGTGGAGTATGAGCTTCCTTTTGGTATATTGGGCACCTGGGCACATGGACTTATCGTGAAAAACAAGCTTAGAGAGATATTCGATTACCGCTACAAGACACTTGAAAAAATATTGAACGATGCACATTATAATTAACATACTGATTGTGCTGGGGGTTATCATCCTCATGGAAGGATTCACTTGGGTAGTGCATAAATATGTCATGCACGGCTTTATGTGGCGTTGGCATGCCGATCATCACGATCCGAAGCATGCCAAGCCATTGGAGAAGAACGACTATTTCTTTGTGGTGTTCGCCCTGCCCGCTATTGCGTTGCTGTATATCGGCACACTACAAGGCTATTCCATTACCTTTTACATCGGTTTGGGCATTGCGCTCTATGGGATGGCCTATTTTTTTGTGCACGATATTTTTATTCACCAGCGTATTCCGCTGTTGAAGCAAACGAAAAACCCCTATTTAAAGGCTATCCGTCGCGCGCATAAGCAGCATCATAAGCACGTGACCAAGTATGATGGGGAATGTTTCGGTTTCCTGTGGGTACCGGTACAGTACTTTAAAATGTATTTCAATAAAAAGTAAAGCATGGAAGCATACACTTATCTGTTGATCAATTTCTTCACTATCATTATTTGCTTTATTTTCTCCTTTCACCCGAAGATTAAATTTAACAGGTATTTCTGGGCCTTTCTGAAAGCAAGTAGCTTGGTTGCGGTGTTCTTTGTCGCTTGGGATATCTGGTTTACGGCGCATGGGGTATGGTGGTTTAACGATCGTTACCTCCTGGGATTTCGAATCGGAGGACTGCCGATCGAGGAGATTCTCTTTTTTATCTGTATACCGTTCTCCTGTGTGTTTACCTACCATTGCTTGACCCGCTTTTACGATTTGGAATGGTCGCGCAGGGCATCTTCGCTATTTTCTATCACATTTGTGCTGCTTTGTGTGGTGTTGGCCATCATATCTTGGGGGAAAATCTACCCCTTTGTTACTTTTGTGCTGACCGCCGCTACCTTGGTTTACTTGATGGCCGTTGCGAAGATACGCTGGTTGGGGCGGGCTTCTACCCTATACGGGGTATTGCTTATCGGTTTCTTCTTAGTAAATGGGGTGCTCACCGGGACGGGGCTGGAAGAAGCGGTAGTAAATTATAATCCAGATCATTTTTGGGGAATACGGATATTGACGGTGCCCGTCGAAGATGCCGTTTATGGGTATAGTCTGTTTTTGTGGAACATTTATTTCTTTACCCTGTTTAAGAAGCACGAAGAAGTGCCGCAACAGGCGTTGGAAACAAGATAATATAATTATTGATGAAAGATAAAGTAACTGTTTTTTGGTTTCGTCGGGATTTGAGGCTGTCGGATAATAAGGGCTTGAGCGCCGCTCTACAGAGCGGTTTTCCGGTTTTGCCGATCTTTATTTTTGATCCCAATATTCTAGAGAAACTTACTGATAAATATGACCGACGGGTAGACTACATCCATCAGGCGCTGCAAGCGCTACAAAAAGATCTTGTTGCCAAAGGTGGGGATATCCGTGTGTTCCATGCCGATCCATTAGAGGTTTTCAAGCAGCTGCATAAAGACTACGAAATAGCTAGCGTTTATGGTAACCGAGATTATGAACCCGAAGCAATTAAACGGGATGAGGCTGTGGAGCGTTGGTTGAACTCGAAGGATATCCCCCTCGTAACGGCCAAGGACCAGGTGATATTCGAACGTAACGATATCTTGAAGGCCGATGGTACGCCTTACAGCGTGTACACGCCCTACAGTCGCAAGTGGAAGGAAAAGTTGGAGGATAAGCATCATCGGGCGGCTATCATGAAAACGGATCATTTGTTGCCACTGGATAAAAAGCAACTACCCAGCTTGGCGTCGATCGGCTTTGAAAAAACAGATATGCGCTATGAAAAACCGCAGTTGGACGCGGGAATTATTGATGATTATGGAGAACAGCGCGATTTTCCGGCAAAGGATCATACGACCCGCTTGGGGATTGCATTACGATTTGGTACCATTTCGGTGCGTGCCTGCGTGCAATTTGCGCTGAAACATAACGCTACCTGGTTGGGCGAGCTCATCTGGCGGGAGTTTTTTATGCAGATTTTGGCACATTTTCCACAGGTAGTAAAGCAAAGTTTCAAGCCACAGTATGACCACATCGCGTGGCGCAATGACGAGGATGATTTTCAGCGTTGGTGTGCTGGTGAAACGGGCTATCCCTTGGTCGACGCGGGTATGCGCCAACTGAATGAAACCGGATTTATGCATAACAGGGTACGCATGGTGGTGGCCAGTTTTCTGACCAAGCATCTGTTGATCGATTGGCGATGGGGAGAGGCATATTTTGCCGAGAAGTTGCTGGATTACGAGCTATCGTCCAATAACGGTAATTGGCAATGGGCAGCAGGCTGCGGTTGCGATGCGGCGCCCTATTTCCGGATTTTCAATCCTAGCGAGCAGACGAAAAAGTTTGATAAGGATTTGGCGTATATCAAAGTTTGGAATCCTGATTTTGAATCGTTAACCAAAGAACCAGTGGTGAAGCATGAATTCGCACGCGAGCGTGCTTTAAAGATATACAAAAAGGCTTTGGACAAAAATAGGGAGGGCTAATAGTGAAAAGAGATAACGTGATATTGGTCGATCGTCAAGACCGCGCGATCGGCGAAATGGAGAAGATGCAAGCACATCGAGAAGGGGTGCTGCATCGCGCATTTTCTATTTTTATATTTAACGGTGCGGGGCAGATGCTGATTCACCAACGGGCAGCCAGCAAATATCATGGCGCTGGTCTATGGACGAATGCCTGTTGCTCGCATCCACAAATGGGAGAAGGCTTGGCGGCAGCAGCAGCCGAACGCCTTGATTATGAGATGGGCATCCAATGTGCCCTAGCATGGACGTTTTCCTTTGTCTATTGTGGAAAGGTGGAAAATGATCTTATTGAACATGAATTTGACCATGTTTTTGTAGGCTTGTTTGATGGCGAGCCCAAGCTCAATAGCGGGGAAGTGGCGCAATATCAATGGATCGATATGGAAACCTTAAACGAATGGATCGCTACTTCACCCGAAGACTTTACCATTTGGTTTAGAGAGGCGCTACCAATGCTGCTCGAAGAGATGTCGAATAGCTTAGGTGTTTAGCGCGATCGCTTGCTGGAAAGCTACCGAAGCAGCCTTTTATAGTGCTTCGTTAAACGTAGCGTTCTAGCAAAACAAAAAGTATGGCCAACAGGGCGGGCAGGGCTTGCACGAAAAATATCTTTCGCGAGGCGCTCAGCGCACCATAGATGCCGGCTACAGCAACGCAGCCCAAAAAGAAAAGACGAATGTTGCTGCTCCATCCTGCGTCATCGATGAAAAACGACCAGATTAGGCCCGCAGCTAAAAAGCCGTTGTAAAGGCCTTGGTTTGCCGCCAATCCCTTGGTCGGTGTAAAAAGATGGTCGGGAAGTGATCCTTTAAAGGTTTCGCGACCTTTGGTTTCCCAAGCAAACATTTCCATCCACAGAATATAGATATGCTCCATGGCGACAAGCGCCGTACATACAAGTGCTAAAATGGCTATCATAACTTTTCATTGATAAGTGTATAAATATACATACAAAACATCGGTTTGATGGATATGTTGCAGAATTCTTGTGCAGCCGTTAGGATCGATCCTTGATGAGTAGCGTCGATGGGATAAACTTCAGCCAAGGATTTTTTGTGTCAAAGAGCTGCTTCCAACTTTCCGTGCTCAAGAGGATGAGGTCTTGGTTTGTGAAGAGCGCTTGGTTGATATCGATGTTTTCCAAACGGCTGATGTGATTAGGTGCGACCTGTTCAATCGATCGGATAAGTTCCAGCGTCTCGGTACTTTTGGATACGAGTTTTTGGCGGTCAATGATCATTACCTGTGCATTGGAGTTGTGGATAAATTTCTGCGCATAGCGGATCAGCTTGAGGTCGTGCTTGGTGAAGATGAATAGCAGGATATGGTCGGCCTGCTCGAATCCCTTGTCAAAGAACACGCCCACGGTGATACGTGATTTATATAATATCTGTTGGGTACTGTCCGAAAAAATAGAAGCCTCCAAAGGATTTTCTTTTTCCATCACGCGGTAGATTATTTTTTCGGGGTTGATGATGCGTGTGGTAAAGCCGAAAATTTTACCGAGCGCGCTTCCATCAAAGATGGATTGCCCCACGCCGATGAGCAGGAGGTCATAGTCGCCTTCATTAGCGATTTCTACAATCTCGCTTTCTAAGTTGTTGGACGCTTTGAAGATGCTGTTTATCTGCAGCTCTTGACGCTGTGCTTCCTCCCTGATCGGAGCAAAGCTATCACGCTCATATTGTGCTGCATTGAGCCGGTTTAGGTCGTTGGTGGGGCTTAGATGCACCGCGGTGATGGAGGTGCTGCGGTTCATCTTTCGGGTAAGCTCATGGGCTAGTCGGAGCAGATTGATGCTGCGCTCGGGATGTCCAAAGGCAATGAGGATATTGTATTTTCCCACGCGGATCACCTCGTCGGGAATGTTGGTATTCTTTGGCTTAAAGAGCTTGTCGATAAGGTTCAGGCTAGGGCCGGTCATGCAGGTCGTGACTAGAGCCATGATTACCATCATGGTAAATATCTCTGGCGTGAGCACGCCTAGGTCGTAGCCGATGTTGAGCACCACCAGCTCCATCAGGCCGCGAGTGTTCATCAAGGTCCCGATGGTTAAGCTATCTTTCCAATTTTGCCCCAGTAGCTTGGCGGCGACGCTGCTTCCGATCAATTTACCTACAATGGCCACCAAGATAACCGCTACCGTTACCTGCCACAGGTAGCGATCTTGTAGGATGCCTATCTCGGTGCGCAGTCCGGTGTATACGAAGAAAAGCGGGAGAAGTAACAGTAACGCCACGTCTTCCATTTTTTCGGTTAAGATATTTTTGAACTTGCTATTGTCCGGCATGATAGCGCCAGCCATAAAGGCTCCAAATAGGGCATGGATGCCAATTACCTCTGTTAAATAGGCACTCAGGAGTAGGTTGATGAAGAAAATGGCGACAATAGGTTTGCTTAAGGTTTCGCGGCTCGCATACATGTCGGCCACACGATGGAGAAAGGGGCGCACCAGCTTGATCATGAAAAAAACATAGGCTATCGCCATGGCGATGATGAAAATCGTTCCGGCAAGGTTTCCTGCTTTCACAATGGTAATAACAATCGCCAGAAGGCACCATGCGGTAACGTCATCGGCGGCGGCGCAGGTGATAACGAGGGTTCCCAGCTTGGTTTTTTGAAGATCACGCTCTTGGACGATGCGCGCCAATACAGGAAAGGCGGTAATGCTCATGGAAATGCCGATGAAGAGCGCAAAGGATGTGAAGTCTACCGTTGCTGGCGCTAAGCTGCTGTAGAGGAAGTAGGCAAGGGAAACACCAAGTACAAAGGGGATGATGATGCTGGCATGGCTGATTACGATAGCGTCATGCGCCCGGCGTTGTATCACTTTTAGATCCAGTTGCATGCCGATGATGAACATAAAGAAGATGAGTCCGATCTGGCTAAGAAACTGCAGGTTGTCTAAGGACT
This genomic window contains:
- a CDS encoding anti-sigma factor translates to MDIKEYISSGIIEAYVLGLATEEEASILECVRQKHPEVQQAILDAQLLLEDFTESQAVSPAPDLRDQIWAKIAENPQNLEPVADEPMIGNSDFTATSSPKAEPAKIEEKVVKLPAHRDNQTLAIAATVLLALSIGGNILLFQQKRESEDILASSIAERDSAQTLLSAANSHWEMLQRPSVKTVALAGVEKFPELKAVVFWDTKNASVYLTADKLPAAPTGKQYQLWAIVDGQPVDAGLLPLASADNLYKMNNIPNAQAFAITLEDEGGKPAPTLSDLYVIGNI
- a CDS encoding RNA polymerase sigma factor; the encoded protein is MSPIHYLSEDDLISLLKKRDQRAFNYLYDNYSGALYGVVIRIVLHKNYADEVIQDIFVKVWNHVELFNHEKGRLYTWMINIARNTSIDYIKSKRVQNEQKNQSLPDIVNSAETHLYADMNQMERVDFIGMNNVLGKLKPDLQRLVQMAYYEGYTQQEIADNLQIPLGTVKTRIRAALLQLRGILNEQ
- the msrB gene encoding peptide-methionine (R)-S-oxide reductase MsrB — translated: MKQYVYRYHYLAMALVAMLIASQPSAAHAQGMKNPYYSRTDTTELQVSNAVWKKILPKELYLVAREGATEQAFTGEFTDFDGIGTYYCAVCGNALFRSTAKFASTCGWPSFYEPLRDRSVYYKDDYSHDMHRIEVRCGRCDSHLGHVFDDGPVTGKRYCMNSVSLHFEPDKKEIKFKK
- a CDS encoding fasciclin domain-containing protein → MKRTSIWAAALFALALSYQTGVVKAQEKTVVVGGAPMYPSKNIVENAVNSKDHTTLVAAVKAAGLVETLSGKGPFTVFAPTNAAFDKLPAGTVETLVKPENKAMLTGILTYHVVAGNLSAEDLWKLTKKGKGKAELTTVQGEKLTLWTKGDKLYVRDAKGNDALVTIANVHQSNGVIHVIDTVLMP
- a CDS encoding MarR family winged helix-turn-helix transcriptional regulator → MRYKLLKDVVDLLGQFEDEASAAGAQADIEDFKLWLAKSAHKSDAKIIEPDWEGKSEGRSAESVISTLFVHLNRYAKMYSKAAMQGSLFSTQEEFIYLINLRAFGPMAKMELIKRNIQEKPVGMQIIHRLLNQGWVEQRNSELDKRSKIIAITEKGLGALEIQMPKIRQATQIVTGRLVYEEKLELIRLLTKLDHFHKPIFASNVLPANLLDMVSEEYLTINN
- a CDS encoding phytoene desaturase family protein encodes the protein MANKVIIIGSGFSGLSAACYLAAAGYEVEVFEKNAQLGGRARQFTTADGFRFDMGPSWYWMPDVMEDFFRDFDQRVDDFYNLLPLNPQFEMVFAEDSVAVPAGMAELRSLFEEIEPGSGQQFDRFMEAARFKYEVGMKDFVTKPCHSWWEFVDLKIVKSALKLNLLTDFRKYVRQYFKDPRLVALMEFPVIFLGAAPKDIPAMYSLMNYGGYGLGTWYPEGGFVKIIEAMVTVAKNLGVTFHVQRPVKRILLEGGRAVGVRLDDETQYCDIVVGSADYQHVESLLPMDARNYPLSYWEKRTFAPSCLIFYLGFQTKIQELKHHTLFFENELERHVADIYTHKKWPEQPLFYVCCPSKTDANVAPEGCENVFLLMPIATGLADGEEVREEYFRQMIARLEKHTGSQNLVDSIIFKRSYCVQDFVQDYNAYEGNAYGLANTLKQTAVWKPSIRNKKVENLFYTGQLTVPGPGVPPAIISGKIIAQEVIGKKDLSHEEIV
- a CDS encoding phytoene/squalene synthase family protein, whose translation is MKKLFDELAFHVSKETTKKYSTSFSLGILALEASIRPAIYAIYGFVRLADEIVDSFHGFDRAVLLERLKDETNYALEHRISVNPILQSFQDTYHRYGLQRYLVDRFLESMEMDLHKIDYNDARYKQYILGSAEVVGLMCLHVFVGGDSEKYTELKPYAMKLGSAFQKLNFLRDMRDDYCALGRTYFPNVDMACFDNDTKETIEADIAAEFREALVGIKRLPSSSKFGVYLAYRYYLSLFRKIKAASAQRILQERVRIPNGRKLSLMMSSYVQYKMAIL
- a CDS encoding SRPBCC family protein, giving the protein MVYTLERTQFFKCSLEEAWSFFTNPHNLATITPDALDFKVLDTFDTNEIFEGMYINYHVRPLLGIRLSWRTKIMEVIPQRSFVDMQEKGPYKLWRHRHEFFAEDGGVRMTDRVEYELPFGILGTWAHGLIVKNKLREIFDYRYKTLEKILNDAHYN
- a CDS encoding sterol desaturase family protein, which translates into the protein MHIIINILIVLGVIILMEGFTWVVHKYVMHGFMWRWHADHHDPKHAKPLEKNDYFFVVFALPAIALLYIGTLQGYSITFYIGLGIALYGMAYFFVHDIFIHQRIPLLKQTKNPYLKAIRRAHKQHHKHVTKYDGECFGFLWVPVQYFKMYFNKK
- a CDS encoding lycopene cyclase domain-containing protein, producing MEAYTYLLINFFTIIICFIFSFHPKIKFNRYFWAFLKASSLVAVFFVAWDIWFTAHGVWWFNDRYLLGFRIGGLPIEEILFFICIPFSCVFTYHCLTRFYDLEWSRRASSLFSITFVLLCVVLAIISWGKIYPFVTFVLTAATLVYLMAVAKIRWLGRASTLYGVLLIGFFLVNGVLTGTGLEEAVVNYNPDHFWGIRILTVPVEDAVYGYSLFLWNIYFFTLFKKHEEVPQQALETR
- a CDS encoding cryptochrome/photolyase family protein is translated as MKDKVTVFWFRRDLRLSDNKGLSAALQSGFPVLPIFIFDPNILEKLTDKYDRRVDYIHQALQALQKDLVAKGGDIRVFHADPLEVFKQLHKDYEIASVYGNRDYEPEAIKRDEAVERWLNSKDIPLVTAKDQVIFERNDILKADGTPYSVYTPYSRKWKEKLEDKHHRAAIMKTDHLLPLDKKQLPSLASIGFEKTDMRYEKPQLDAGIIDDYGEQRDFPAKDHTTRLGIALRFGTISVRACVQFALKHNATWLGELIWREFFMQILAHFPQVVKQSFKPQYDHIAWRNDEDDFQRWCAGETGYPLVDAGMRQLNETGFMHNRVRMVVASFLTKHLLIDWRWGEAYFAEKLLDYELSSNNGNWQWAAGCGCDAAPYFRIFNPSEQTKKFDKDLAYIKVWNPDFESLTKEPVVKHEFARERALKIYKKALDKNREG
- the idi gene encoding isopentenyl-diphosphate Delta-isomerase, with the protein product MKRDNVILVDRQDRAIGEMEKMQAHREGVLHRAFSIFIFNGAGQMLIHQRAASKYHGAGLWTNACCSHPQMGEGLAAAAAERLDYEMGIQCALAWTFSFVYCGKVENDLIEHEFDHVFVGLFDGEPKLNSGEVAQYQWIDMETLNEWIATSPEDFTIWFREALPMLLEEMSNSLGV
- a CDS encoding DUF1304 domain-containing protein — protein: MIAILALVCTALVAMEHIYILWMEMFAWETKGRETFKGSLPDHLFTPTKGLAANQGLYNGFLAAGLIWSFFIDDAGWSSNIRLFFLGCVAVAGIYGALSASRKIFFVQALPALLAILFVLLERYV